A window from Physeter macrocephalus isolate SW-GA chromosome 11, ASM283717v5, whole genome shotgun sequence encodes these proteins:
- the TLE3 gene encoding transducin-like enhancer protein 3 — translation MAAPLTKGWPGLALQVGFDPHPPMRATGLPSSLASIPGGKPAYSFHVSADGQMQPVPFPHDALAGPGIPRHARQINTLSHGEVVCAVTISNPTRHVYTGGKGCVKIWDISQPGSKSPISQLDCLNRDNYIRSCKLLPDGRTLIVGGEASTLTIWDLASPTPRIKAELTSSAPACYALAISPDAKVCFSCCSDGNIAVWDLHNQTLVRQFQGHTDGASCIDISHDGTKLWTGGLDNTVRSWDLREGRQLQQHDFTSQIFSLGYCPTGEWLAVGMESSNVEVLHHTKPDKYQLHLHESCVLSLKFAYCGKWFVSTGKDNLLNAWRTPYGASIFQSKESSSVLSCDISADDKYIVTGSGDKKATVYEVIY, via the exons ATGGCGGCACCCCTCACTAAGGGCTGGCCTGGCCTTGCCTTACAGGTTGGGTTTGACCCTCACCCCCCGATGCGGGCCACGGGCCTGCCCTCCAGCCTCGCCTCCATTCCTGGTGGAAAACC AGCCTACTCTTTCCACGTGAGTGCTGATGGGCAGATGCAGCCCGTGCCCTTCCCCCACGATGCCCTGGCAGGCCCCGGCATCCCCAGGCACGCCCGGCAGATCAACACACTCAGCCACGGGGAGGTGGTGTGTGCGGTGACCATCAGCAACCCCACGCGGCACGTCTACACAGGTGGCAAGGGCTGCGTGAAGATCTGGGACATCAGCCAGCCGGGCAGCAAGAGCCCCATCTCCCAGCTGGACTGCCTG aACAGGGACAACTACATCCGCTCCTGCAAGCTGCTCCCCGACGGGCGCACGCTCATCGTGGGCGGCGAGGCCAGCACGCTCACCATCTGGGACCTGGCTTCACCCACGCCCCGCATCAAGGCTGAGCTGACATCCTCGGCTCCGGCCTGCTACGCCCTGGCCATCAGCCCCGACGCCAAAGTCTGCTTCTCCTGCTGTAGCGACGGGAACATTGCCGTGTGGGACCTGCACAACCAGACCCTGGTCAG GCAGTTCCAGGGCCACACGGATGGGGCCAGCTGCATAGACATCTCCCACGACGGCACCAAGCTGTGGACCGGAGGCCTGGACAACACCGTGCGCTCCTGGGACCTGCGGGAGGGccggcagctgcagcagcacgACTTCACCTCCCAG ATCTTCTCGCTGGGTTACTGCCCCACCGGGGAGTGGCTGGCCGTGGGCATGGAGAGCAGCAACGTGGAGGTGCTGCACCACACCAAGCCCGACAAGTACCAGCTGCACCTGCACGAGAGCTGCGTGCTGTCCCTCAAATTCGCCTACTGCG GCAAGTGGTTTGTGAGCACTGGGAAAGATAACCTTCTCAACGCCTGGAGGACACCGTATGGAGCCAGCATATTCCAG tctaAGGAATCCTCATCTGTCTTGAGTTGTGACATTTCGGCGGATGACAAATATATTGTAACAGGCTCTGGTGACAAGAAGGCCACGGTTTATGAGGTCATCTACTAA